A stretch of Acidobacteriota bacterium DNA encodes these proteins:
- a CDS encoding protein kinase, which yields MEHHRWLAEIAAEIADGQAIDWPEVEARAHDEHDLEVIRRLQSIQRLTLAQTALSAAPAEEELVSSWGPLTILERVGRGTFGDVYRAWDPRLDRHVALKILRRREISTPGEESALIEEARLMARVRHPNIVTVYGAERIDGRVGIWMEFVEGRTLEQELRDKGPLSPDDVVSVATDLCAALHAVHQAGLLHRDLKAQNVMRSNDGRILLTDFGAGRERALGAEGEQVELAGTPLYLAPEVLNGEPASVRSDLYSLGVLLFYLSTGTYPLTGRTLREIRAAHKDRGPAVILLPAPLSRSTASTIHRLLDPSPDHRPADADQARGALLSASAHGKQRRLRLWAGLALGAVALFFLINPLAPSQTRHANAQGFRRVGPEWGSGVAPGNPSPDGRWLVCLDQAEVASGATSRLRFGQLARCDVETGHVTPIGEPGPGRRLGAAIPQLSSDGRRIAYVATDRQSVRMVDVDGMNDHEVASLAMLGESKSRIEYLSLSEHVLAVAASTGSALAQHDFLVVEEDKSHRSLGRVSGHLAGFNLSPDGRWLAYSTDSDGGHLDLRKLDLRKIDTQSGEDVLVVRGGYAPIWAPNGEDLHYMGDRAGISSFMRVRVIDRHVTVVQAYARQGVEPLGMSQDGTMFFSVHSARWETYVAGIDFTASYTAVPKVFGTISVADLYAVAADWSPDGRWLAFSSEEPLSRIFGVGQAKPFLTLREFSSGREETLPLPPGTAPIYVHWSRSGSSLAVCCQPSQEGAIWSIINRGDGTVSRQFALGGDSGDLNPQNVAISPDGTTVFYAVGTGDIRKLSIDSKRDAIVYSSSDATLGDERQLETGLALSADGQRLAFLTAGATAVSVRIMDVSSGHVTTLASFPNPTPGSQQLQVGGWAMNDRWLTLVYLLAPEPLKGMPATQQSRTWAIDIGSGASTHLFWAPAAISDPRINAGANRMVFSDRRVSRTPIEVWTLTMPASSKAPEEKTK from the coding sequence ATGGAGCACCACCGGTGGCTGGCTGAGATTGCGGCGGAAATTGCGGATGGCCAGGCGATTGACTGGCCGGAGGTGGAGGCGCGCGCGCACGACGAGCACGACCTCGAGGTCATCCGCCGTTTGCAGTCCATTCAGCGCCTCACCCTCGCGCAGACCGCGCTGTCTGCCGCGCCCGCTGAGGAGGAACTGGTCTCGTCGTGGGGCCCCCTGACGATTCTCGAGCGGGTGGGCCGGGGCACATTCGGCGACGTGTACCGCGCCTGGGATCCGCGCCTCGATCGCCATGTCGCCCTCAAGATCCTCCGAAGACGCGAAATCAGCACGCCTGGCGAAGAGTCCGCGCTCATTGAGGAAGCGCGGCTGATGGCCCGCGTCCGTCATCCCAACATCGTGACGGTCTACGGCGCAGAGCGCATCGACGGGCGCGTGGGCATCTGGATGGAGTTCGTCGAGGGACGGACGCTTGAGCAGGAATTGCGCGACAAGGGCCCCCTCAGTCCTGACGATGTGGTGTCTGTGGCCACGGACCTGTGTGCAGCGTTGCACGCCGTGCATCAAGCGGGGCTGCTCCATCGGGACTTGAAGGCGCAGAATGTGATGCGGTCGAACGACGGCCGAATCCTGCTGACTGATTTTGGAGCGGGACGGGAGCGGGCGCTTGGCGCTGAGGGCGAGCAGGTGGAACTGGCTGGCACACCGCTCTATCTGGCGCCAGAAGTGCTGAACGGCGAACCTGCTTCCGTTCGAAGTGACCTGTACAGCCTTGGCGTGCTGCTGTTCTATCTGAGCACCGGCACCTACCCGTTGACTGGACGGACACTGCGCGAGATTCGGGCCGCACACAAGGACCGCGGCCCTGCCGTCATCCTACTACCAGCGCCGCTTTCCCGCTCCACGGCATCGACGATTCATCGCTTGCTCGATCCCAGCCCTGACCATCGGCCTGCCGATGCCGATCAGGCAAGAGGCGCGTTGCTGTCGGCCTCTGCCCACGGGAAGCAGAGGAGACTCCGCCTCTGGGCAGGCCTCGCGCTGGGTGCCGTTGCCCTGTTCTTTCTGATCAACCCTTTGGCGCCCTCTCAGACGCGCCATGCAAATGCACAGGGATTCCGCAGGGTCGGCCCGGAGTGGGGGTCAGGCGTCGCACCGGGAAACCCCTCGCCTGATGGCCGGTGGCTGGTCTGTCTCGACCAAGCAGAGGTGGCGTCGGGCGCTACGTCGAGACTGCGGTTTGGACAGTTGGCGCGGTGTGACGTCGAGACGGGGCATGTGACCCCAATTGGGGAACCGGGTCCGGGTCGCAGGCTTGGCGCGGCGATCCCTCAACTGAGCTCTGACGGGCGGCGGATCGCCTACGTCGCGACCGACAGGCAGTCGGTTCGGATGGTCGACGTTGATGGAATGAACGACCACGAGGTGGCTTCTCTCGCGATGCTTGGGGAGTCGAAGTCTCGTATCGAGTATCTGAGCCTGTCCGAACACGTGTTAGCAGTGGCGGCATCAACCGGGTCAGCCCTGGCCCAACATGACTTCCTGGTTGTCGAAGAGGACAAGAGTCATCGATCGTTAGGTCGAGTCTCCGGCCACCTCGCTGGATTCAACCTCTCTCCGGATGGACGCTGGCTGGCCTACTCGACAGACTCGGATGGGGGGCACCTGGACTTGAGGAAGCTGGACTTGAGGAAGATCGATACCCAGTCAGGCGAGGATGTCTTGGTCGTTCGAGGCGGTTACGCCCCCATTTGGGCACCAAATGGCGAGGATCTGCATTACATGGGCGACCGAGCAGGCATTTCGTCGTTCATGAGGGTCCGGGTCATTGATCGACACGTAACTGTGGTCCAGGCGTACGCCAGGCAGGGCGTTGAACCGTTGGGAATGTCTCAGGATGGGACGATGTTCTTCAGCGTGCATTCTGCCCGCTGGGAAACCTACGTTGCAGGAATCGATTTCACCGCAAGTTACACAGCCGTGCCGAAGGTGTTCGGCACTATTTCAGTGGCTGATTTGTATGCTGTCGCCGCAGACTGGTCACCAGACGGCAGGTGGCTGGCGTTCAGTTCCGAGGAGCCGCTCAGCCGGATCTTCGGCGTAGGGCAAGCAAAGCCGTTTCTGACACTCCGAGAGTTCTCGTCCGGCCGCGAAGAGACGCTCCCGCTTCCGCCAGGAACCGCCCCTATCTACGTTCATTGGTCGCGATCCGGCTCATCTCTCGCGGTCTGTTGCCAACCGTCTCAAGAGGGTGCAATCTGGAGCATCATCAACAGGGGCGATGGAACGGTGAGTCGCCAGTTTGCCCTCGGCGGGGACAGCGGCGACTTGAATCCCCAGAACGTCGCCATCTCTCCTGACGGCACGACCGTTTTCTATGCCGTTGGCACTGGGGATATTCGAAAGCTCTCGATCGATTCGAAGAGAGATGCAATCGTCTACTCGAGTTCGGACGCGACTCTCGGGGATGAGCGACAACTGGAAACTGGCCTCGCGCTGTCTGCGGATGGACAGCGGCTGGCATTCCTCACTGCAGGCGCAACTGCAGTGAGCGTCAGAATCATGGACGTGTCCAGTGGACACGTCACAACTCTGGCTTCGTTCCCGAACCCGACACCGGGATCTCAACAACTACAAGTCGGTGGCTGGGCCATGAACGACCGCTGGCTCACGCTCGTTTACTTGCTGGCTCCCGAACCGCTCAAGGGAATGCCGGCAACTCAACAGTCGAGAACCTGGGCGATCGACATCGGCTCTGGTGCTTCCACACACCTGTTCTGGGCACCTGCGGCAATCTCAGATCCGCGCATCAACGCGGGTGCCAACAGGATGGTCTTCTCCGACCGTCGCGTCAGCAGGACGCCGATCGAAGTCTGGACGCTGACAATGCCGGCGAGCTCCAAAGCCCCGGAGGAGAAGACAAAGTGA
- a CDS encoding sigma-70 family RNA polymerase sigma factor, which translates to MIPLLVTPPQMDDSWDSTLTLLTRARAGDEQALNDLFARYLPTLQRWASGRLPQWARDMAETQDLVQETLVQTFKKIDGFEHRGEGALHAYLRQAVMNKIRDELRRAGRRPAPESLPEGAPDPGLSPLEAAIGVEAVERYEAALQRLSEAERELIVARVEMGLTYAELADAVGKPSPDAARMALGRALVRLAEEMDGAPPVAG; encoded by the coding sequence ATGATTCCGCTGCTTGTGACGCCGCCACAGATGGATGACTCCTGGGATTCGACGCTCACGCTCCTCACGCGCGCACGGGCGGGCGACGAACAAGCCCTGAACGACCTCTTCGCCCGCTACCTGCCAACCCTCCAGCGTTGGGCCAGCGGTCGCCTGCCCCAATGGGCCCGGGACATGGCCGAAACACAGGACCTTGTTCAGGAGACCCTGGTTCAGACGTTTAAGAAGATTGACGGCTTCGAGCATCGCGGCGAGGGCGCCTTGCACGCCTACCTCCGCCAGGCCGTGATGAACAAGATCCGGGACGAGTTGCGGCGGGCGGGTCGGCGCCCGGCGCCGGAGTCCCTGCCAGAAGGCGCGCCCGATCCCGGCCTGTCGCCACTCGAAGCGGCGATCGGGGTCGAGGCGGTCGAGCGATATGAGGCCGCGCTGCAGCGATTGTCGGAGGCCGAGCGAGAGCTGATCGTCGCGCGCGTGGAGATGGGGCTGACGTATGCGGAGCTTGCCGACGCGGTCGGCAAGCCGTCGCCGGATGCGGCGCGGATGGCGTTGGGGCGCGCGTTGGTGCGCCTGGCAGAGGAGATGGATGGAGCACCACCGGTGGCTGGCTGA
- a CDS encoding Ig-like domain-containing protein, with protein MTILNSAPTATGVSITGTQTVGQVLTGAYTYGDVDGDAEGVSTFRWLRNGATVVGTSGTYTLVAADAGQTITFEVTPVAATGTSPGAPATSSGATILNSAPTATGVGITGTLTVGQVLTGVYTYGDVDGDLEGVSTFRWLRNGTTVVGTSSTYTIVAADSGQAITFEVTPVAATGTSPGAPATSGAATILNSAPTATGVSITGTLTVGQVLTGQYTFGDLDSDTEGASTFRWLRNGTTVVGTTGTYTLVAADAGQTITFEVTPVASTGTSPGAPATSSGVTILNSAPTATGVSITGTLTVGQVLTGQYTYGDVDSDTEGASTFRWLRGGSTVVGTSSTYTLVAADAGQTITFEVTPVAATGTSPGAPATSSGVTILNSAPTATGVSITGTQTVGQVLTGAYTYGDVDGDAEGVSTFRWLRNGATVVGTSGTYTLVAADAGQTITFEVTPVAATGTSPGAPATSSGATILNSAPTATGVSITGTLTVGQVLTGVYTYGDVDGDAEGASTFRWLRNGTTVVGTNATYTLVAADAGQTITFEVTPVAATGTSPGAPATSSGATILNSAPTATGVSITGTLTVGQVLTGVYTYGDVDGDLEGVSTFRWLRNGTTVVGTGGTYTLVAADAGQAITFEVTPVAATGTSPGAPATSGAATVLNSAPTATGVSITGTLTVGQVLAGVYTYGDVDGDAEGVSTFRWLRNGTTVVGTSATYTLVAADAGQTITFEVTPVAATGTLPGTPATSGAATILNSAPTATGVSITGTLTVGQVLTGVYTYGDVDGDAEGASTFRWLRNGTTVVGTSSTYTIVAADSGQAITFEVTPVAATGTSPGAPATSGAATILNSAPTATGVSITGTLTVGQVLTGAYTYGDVDGDAEGTSTFRWLRNGTTVVGTNATYTLVAADAGQAITFEVTPVAATGTSPGAPATSGAATILNSAPTATGVGITGTLTVGQVLTGQYTYGDVDSDAEGTSTFRWLRGGSTVVGTSSTYTLVAADAGQTITFEVTPVAATGTSPGAPATSAGVTILNSAPTATSVSITGTLTVGQVLTGQYTYGDVDGDLEGTSTFRWLRNGSTVVGTSSTYTLVAGDAGQTITFEVTPVAATGTSPGAPATSGGVTILNSAPTATGVSITGTLTVGQLLTGQYTYGDVDSDLEGTSTFRWLRNGSTVVGTSSTYTLVAADAGQTITFEVTPVAATGTSPGVAATSGGVTILNSAPTATSVSITGTLTVGQVLTGQYTYGDVDSDAEGTSTFRWLRGGSTVVGTASTYTLVAADAGQTITFEVTPVAATGTSPGVAATSSGVTILNSAPTATGVSITGTLTVGQVLTGQYTYGDVDADLEGVSTFRWLRNGTTSVGTSSTYTLVAADAGQTITFEVTPVAATGTSPGVPATSAGVTILNSAPTATSVGITGTLTVGQVLTGQYTYGDVDSDTEGASTFRWLRNGTTVVGTTGTYTLGAADAGQSITFEVTPVAATGTSPGTPATSAGVTILNSAPTATGVSITGTLTVGQVLTGQYTYGDLDSDSEGTSTFRWLRGGSTVVGTSSTYTMVAADAGQTITFEVTPVAATGTSPGSPATSSGVTILNSAPTATSVSITGTVTVGQLLTGQYTYGDVDADLEWVSTFRWLRNGSTVVGTSSTYTLVAADAGQTITFEVTPAAATGTSPGVPATSAGVTILNSAPTATSVGITGTLTVGQVLTGQYTYGDVDSDTEGASTFRWLRNGTTVVGTNGTYTLVAADAGQTITFEVTPVAATGTSPGAPATSGGVTILNSAPTATGVGITGTLTVGQVLTGQYTYGDVDSDAEGTSTFRWLRNGSTVVGTSSTYTLVAGDAGQTITFEVTPVAATGTSPGAPATSSGATILNSAPTATGVSITGTLTVGQVLTGQYTYGDVDADLEGASAFRWLRNGTTVVGTGGTYTLVAADAGQTITFEVTPVAATGTSPGAPATSSGATILNSAPTATSVSITGTLTVGQVLTGAYSYGDVDGDAEGVSTFRWLRNGTTVVGTNATYTLVAADSGQTITFEVTPVAATGTSPGAPATSSGVTILNSAPTATGVSITGTLTVGQVLTGAYTYGDVDGDLEGASTFRWLRNGTTVVGTSGTYTLVAADAGQAITFEVTPVAATGTSPGTPATSGAATILNSAPTATSVSITGTLTVGQLLTGQYTYGDVDGDLEGVSTFRWLRGGSTVVGTGSTYTLVAADSGQTITFQVTPVAATGTSPGAPATSAGVSIGGGAPTLLSIDVTPRYASMLKGATMQFAAMGRYSDGSTQDITLSVTWSSSRESVATIDNTGRASGVGIGLANIKAKLGAISDSTLLFVWPPTLVSVTVTPTNPSIRSGASEQFRATGTYSDGSTRNITRDVTWSSSNTSVARINRDGRATGDRTGTTTIKAASGGISDSTVLTVTRR; from the coding sequence GTGACGATTCTCAACTCCGCCCCGACGGCGACGGGCGTGAGCATCACGGGCACGCAGACGGTCGGTCAGGTGCTGACCGGGGCATACACCTACGGCGACGTGGACGGCGATGCGGAAGGCGTCTCGACGTTCCGGTGGCTGCGCAATGGGGCTACGGTCGTCGGCACGAGCGGCACTTACACGCTGGTGGCGGCGGATGCGGGCCAGACGATCACGTTTGAAGTGACGCCGGTGGCCGCAACGGGCACGTCACCTGGCGCGCCTGCGACGAGCAGCGGCGCGACGATTCTCAACTCGGCCCCAACGGCGACCGGTGTGGGCATCACGGGCACGCTGACGGTGGGCCAGGTGCTGACCGGGGTGTACACCTACGGCGACGTGGACGGCGACCTCGAAGGCGTCTCGACCTTCCGGTGGCTGCGCAATGGGACGACGGTGGTTGGCACGAGCAGCACGTACACCATCGTGGCCGCAGACTCGGGCCAGGCGATCACGTTTGAGGTGACACCGGTCGCGGCGACAGGGACCTCACCTGGTGCGCCGGCCACGAGCGGAGCCGCAACCATTCTCAACTCCGCGCCGACGGCGACGGGCGTGAGCATCACCGGCACGCTCACGGTCGGGCAGGTCCTGACCGGGCAGTACACGTTCGGCGATCTGGACTCCGACACGGAAGGCGCGTCGACGTTCCGGTGGCTGCGCAACGGCACGACGGTGGTGGGGACAACCGGGACGTACACGCTGGTGGCGGCGGATGCGGGCCAGACGATCACGTTTGAAGTGACGCCCGTCGCGTCGACAGGGACCTCCCCCGGCGCACCCGCGACCAGCAGCGGGGTGACGATTCTCAACTCCGCCCCGACGGCCACGGGCGTGAGTATCACGGGCACGCTGACGGTCGGACAGGTCCTGACCGGGCAGTACACGTACGGCGATGTGGACTCCGACACGGAAGGCGCGTCGACCTTCCGATGGCTGCGGGGCGGCTCGACGGTCGTCGGCACCAGCAGCACGTACACGCTGGTGGCCGCCGATGCGGGTCAGACGATCACGTTCGAAGTGACGCCGGTGGCGGCCACGGGCACGTCACCTGGCGCGCCCGCGACGAGCAGCGGCGTGACGATTCTCAACTCCGCCCCGACGGCGACGGGCGTGAGCATCACGGGCACGCAGACGGTCGGTCAGGTGCTGACCGGGGCATACACCTACGGCGACGTGGACGGCGATGCGGAAGGCGTCTCGACGTTCCGGTGGCTGCGCAATGGGGCCACGGTCGTCGGCACGAGCGGCACTTACACGCTGGTGGCGGCGGATGCGGGCCAGACGATCACGTTTGAAGTGACGCCGGTCGCGGCCACGGGCACGTCACCTGGCGCGCCTGCGACGAGCAGCGGCGCGACGATTCTCAACTCTGCGCCGACGGCGACCGGTGTGAGCATCACGGGCACGCTGACGGTGGGTCAGGTGCTGACCGGGGTCTACACCTACGGTGACGTAGACGGCGATGCGGAAGGCGCGTCGACGTTCCGGTGGCTGCGCAACGGCACGACGGTGGTCGGCACGAACGCGACCTACACGCTGGTGGCGGCGGATGCGGGTCAGACGATCACGTTTGAGGTGACACCGGTGGCCGCGACGGGCACGTCTCCGGGTGCGCCAGCGACGAGCAGCGGCGCGACGATTCTCAACTCCGCGCCGACGGCGACGGGCGTGAGCATCACGGGCACGCTGACCGTGGGCCAGGTGCTGACCGGGGTGTACACGTACGGCGACGTGGACGGCGACCTCGAAGGCGTCTCGACATTCCGGTGGCTGCGCAATGGGACGACGGTGGTTGGCACCGGCGGGACGTACACGCTGGTGGCGGCTGATGCGGGCCAGGCGATCACGTTTGAAGTGACGCCGGTGGCCGCAACGGGCACGTCACCTGGCGCGCCGGCGACGAGCGGGGCCGCGACCGTTCTCAACTCCGCCCCGACCGCGACGGGCGTGAGCATCACCGGCACGCTGACCGTGGGCCAGGTGCTGGCCGGGGTCTATACGTACGGCGATGTGGACGGCGATGCCGAAGGCGTCTCGACGTTCCGGTGGCTGCGCAATGGCACGACGGTCGTCGGCACGAGCGCGACCTATACGCTGGTGGCTGCGGACGCGGGCCAGACGATCACATTTGAGGTGACACCCGTCGCGGCGACAGGCACGTTGCCGGGCACGCCGGCCACGAGCGGAGCCGCGACCATTCTCAACTCCGCGCCGACCGCGACGGGCGTGAGCATCACCGGCACGCTGACGGTGGGCCAGGTGCTGACCGGGGTGTACACCTACGGCGACGTGGACGGCGATGCGGAAGGCGCGTCGACATTCCGGTGGCTGCGCAATGGCACGACGGTCGTCGGCACGAGCAGCACGTACACCATCGTGGCCGCAGACTCGGGCCAGGCGATCACGTTTGAGGTGACACCGGTCGCGGCGACAGGGACCTCACCTGGTGCGCCGGCCACGAGCGGAGCCGCAACCATTCTCAACTCCGCGCCGACGGCGACGGGCGTGAGCATCACGGGCACGCTGACGGTCGGTCAGGTGCTGACCGGGGCATACACCTACGGCGACGTGGACGGCGACGCGGAAGGAACGTCGACGTTCCGGTGGCTGCGGAACGGAACCACGGTGGTTGGCACGAACGCGACCTACACGCTCGTGGCGGCTGATGCGGGCCAGGCGATCACGTTTGAAGTGACGCCGGTCGCGGCAACGGGCACGTCGCCGGGAGCGCCGGCGACGAGTGGGGCCGCGACGATTCTCAACTCCGCCCCAACGGCGACCGGTGTGGGCATCACGGGCACGCTGACGGTGGGCCAGGTGCTGACCGGGCAGTACACCTACGGCGATGTGGACTCCGACGCGGAAGGGACGTCCACCTTCCGGTGGTTGCGTGGCGGATCGACGGTCGTGGGTACCAGCAGCACGTACACGCTGGTGGCCGCCGATGCGGGTCAGACGATCACGTTTGAAGTGACGCCAGTCGCGGCGACCGGCACCTCTCCTGGCGCCCCAGCGACCAGCGCAGGCGTGACGATTCTCAACTCCGCCCCGACGGCGACGAGCGTGAGCATCACCGGCACGCTCACGGTCGGGCAGGTCTTGACCGGGCAGTACACCTACGGCGATGTGGACGGCGACCTCGAAGGCACGTCGACGTTCCGGTGGCTGCGCAACGGCTCGACGGTGGTCGGCACGAGCAGCACGTACACGCTGGTGGCCGGCGATGCGGGTCAGACGATCACGTTTGAAGTGACGCCAGTCGCCGCGACGGGGACGTCGCCGGGCGCGCCGGCCACGAGTGGCGGCGTGACGATTCTCAACTCCGCTCCAACGGCCACGGGCGTGAGTATCACCGGCACGCTCACGGTCGGGCAGCTTCTGACCGGGCAGTACACGTACGGCGACGTGGATAGCGACCTCGAAGGCACGTCCACGTTCCGGTGGCTGCGCAACGGCTCGACGGTGGTCGGCACGAGCAGCACCTACACGCTGGTGGCGGCGGATGCGGGCCAGACGATCACGTTCGAAGTGACGCCTGTGGCGGCCACCGGCACGTCACCCGGTGTGGCTGCGACGAGCGGGGGCGTGACGATTCTCAACTCCGCCCCGACAGCGACGAGCGTGAGTATCACGGGCACGCTCACGGTCGGGCAGGTGCTGACGGGACAGTACACGTACGGCGATGTGGACTCCGACGCGGAAGGGACGTCCACCTTCCGGTGGTTGCGTGGCGGCTCGACCGTCGTCGGCACCGCCAGCACCTACACGCTGGTGGCGGCGGATGCGGGCCAGACGATCACGTTTGAAGTGACACCCGTGGCGGCGACGGGCACGTCACCCGGTGTGGCTGCGACGAGCAGCGGTGTGACGATTCTCAACTCCGCCCCGACGGCGACGGGCGTGAGCATCACGGGTACGCTCACGGTCGGGCAGGTCCTGACCGGGCAGTACACCTACGGCGATGTGGACGCCGACCTCGAAGGGGTGTCGACGTTCCGATGGTTGCGGAACGGCACAACGTCGGTCGGCACGAGCAGCACCTACACGCTGGTGGCGGCGGATGCGGGCCAGACGATCACGTTTGAAGTGACACCGGTCGCGGCGACCGGCACCTCTCCTGGCGTCCCAGCGACCAGCGCAGGCGTGACGATTCTCAACTCCGCGCCAACGGCGACGAGCGTCGGGATCACGGGCACGCTGACGGTCGGGCAGGTCCTGACCGGGCAGTACACGTACGGCGATGTGGACTCCGACACGGAAGGCGCGTCGACGTTCCGATGGTTGCGCAACGGCACGACGGTGGTGGGGACAACCGGGACGTACACGCTGGGGGCGGCCGATGCGGGCCAGTCGATCACGTTTGAAGTGACGCCGGTGGCGGCGACCGGGACCTCCCCTGGTACGCCGGCGACCAGTGCGGGCGTGACGATTCTCAACTCCGCCCCGACAGCCACGGGCGTGAGTATCACGGGCACGCTCACGGTCGGGCAGGTGCTGACCGGGCAGTACACGTACGGCGATCTGGACTCCGACTCGGAAGGGACGTCCACCTTCCGGTGGTTGCGTGGCGGATCGACGGTCGTGGGCACGAGCAGCACGTACACGATGGTGGCCGCCGATGCGGGTCAGACGATCACGTTTGAAGTGACGCCAGTCGCCGCGACCGGCACATCCCCAGGATCGCCGGCGACCAGCAGCGGGGTGACGATTCTCAACTCCGCCCCGACAGCGACGAGCGTGAGCATCACGGGCACGGTCACGGTCGGGCAGCTTCTGACCGGGCAGTACACGTACGGCGACGTGGACGCCGACCTCGAATGGGTGTCGACGTTCCGGTGGCTGCGCAACGGATCGACGGTGGTCGGCACGAGCAGCACCTACACGCTGGTGGCGGCGGATGCGGGTCAGACGATCACCTTTGAGGTGACGCCCGCCGCCGCGACCGGCACATCCCCTGGCGTCCCAGCGACCAGCGCAGGCGTGACGATTCTCAACTCCGCGCCAACGGCGACGAGCGTCGGGATCACGGGCACGCTGACGGTCGGGCAGGTCCTGACCGGGCAGTACACGTACGGCGATGTGGACTCCGACACGGAAGGCGCGTCGACGTTCCGATGGTTGCGCAACGGCACGACGGTGGTGGGGACAAACGGCACGTACACATTGGTGGCCGCGGACGCGGGCCAGACGATCACGTTCGAAGTGACGCCAGTCGCGGCCACGGGGACGTCACCTGGCGCGCCGGCGACGAGTGGCGGCGTGACGATTCTCAACTCCGCGCCGACGGCGACCGGTGTGGGCATCACGGGCACGCTGACGGTGGGCCAGGTGCTGACCGGGCAGTACACGTACGGCGATGTGGACTCCGACGCGGAAGGGACGTCCACCTTCCGGTGGCTGCGCAACGGCTCGACGGTGGTCGGCACGAGCAGCACGTACACGCTGGTGGCCGGCGATGCGGGTCAGACGATCACGTTTGAGGTGACGCCCGTCGCGGCCACGGGGACGTCACCTGGCGCGCCGGCGACCAGCAGTGGCGCGACGATTCTCAACTCCGCCCCGACGGCGACGGGCGTGAGCATCACGGGCACGCTGACGGTGGGCCAGGTGCTGACCGGGCAGTACACCTACGGCGACGTGGACGCGGACCTGGAAGGCGCGTCGGCATTCCGGTGGCTGCGCAATGGGACGACGGTCGTTGGTACCGGCGGGACGTACACGCTGGTGGCCGCAGACGCGGGCCAGACGATCACGTTTGAGGTGACGCCGGTGGCCGCGACGGGCACGTCACCAGGCGCGCCGGCGACCAGCAGCGGCGCGACGATTCTCAACTCGGCCCCGACAGCGACGAGCGTGAGCATCACCGGCACGCTGACGGTCGGCCAGGTGCTGACCGGGGCATATTCGTATGGCGATGTGGACGGCGATGCGGAAGGCGTCTCGACATTCCGGTGGCTGCGCAATGGGACAACCGTCGTCGGCACGAACGCGACCTACACACTGGTGGCGGCCGACTCGGGCCAGACGATCACGTTTGAAGTGACCCCCGTCGCGGCAACCGGGACGTCACCAGGCGCGCCTGCGACCAGCAGCGGCGTGACGATTCTCAACTCCGCGCCGACGGCGACGGGCGTGAGCATCACGGGCACGCTGACGGTCGGGCAGGTGCTGACCGGTGCCTACACCTACGGTGACGTGGACGGCGACCTCGAAGGCGCGTCGACGTTCCGGTGGCTGCGGAATGGGACCACGGTCGTCGGCACGAGCGGCACTTACACGCTGGTGGCGGCGGATGCGGGCCAGGCGATCACGTTTGAAGTGACGCCGGTGGCCGCAACGGGCACGTCACCTGGCACGCCGGCGACGAGCGGGGCCGCGACGATTCTCAACTCCGCCCCGACGGCGACGAGCGTGAGCATCACCGGCACGCTCACGGTCGGGCAACTCCTGACCGGACAGTACACCTACGGCGACGTGGACGGCGACCTCGAAGGCGTCTCGACGTTCCGGTGGTTGCGCGGCGGCTCGACGGTCGTCGGCACCGGCAGCACCTACACGCTGGTGGCGGCGGACTCGGGTCAGACGATCACCTTTCAGGTGACGCCGGTCGCGGCAACGGGGACATCCCCCGGCGCGCCCGCGACCAGCGCGGGCGTGTCGATTGGAGGGGGGGCGCCCACGCTCTTGTCCATAGATGTCACGCCAAGATATGCCTCGATGCTGAAGGGCGCCACGATGCAATTTGCGGCGATGGGGCGCTACAGTGATGGCAGCACGCAGGACATCACTCTCAGCGTGACCTGGTCGTCTTCGAGGGAATCGGTGGCGACAATTGACAACACCGGGCGAGCATCTGGCGTCGGCATCGGCTTGGCGAATATCAAGGCGAAACTCGGCGCAATCTCGGACTCGACACTTCTGTTCGTGTGGCCGCCCACGCTTGTGAGTGTCACCGTCACCCCCACAAACCCATCAATCCGCAGTGGCGCTTCTGAGCAGTTCAGGGCGACAGGGACGTACTCGGACGGCAGCACCAGAAACATCACAAGGGACGTCACATGGTCATCGTCAAACACATCCGTTGCGAGGATCAATCGCGACGGCAGGGCCACGGGCGATCGAACGGGCACAACGACCATCAAAGCGGCGTCAGGTGGGATTTCAGACTCGACGGTTTTGACGGTGACCAGGCGGTGA